In a single window of the Nitrospira sp. MA-1 genome:
- a CDS encoding circadian clock KaiB family protein, which translates to MKNASKTSSRPKRGSAKSSPYHLTLYVAGHSPKSRLAMSNLQQLCDTHLSSKYTVEIVDLLQEPKRARLDQILAIPTLVKKLPPPLKKIIGDLSNVEKVLMGLDLIDESGEVLMSSSMKVSS; encoded by the coding sequence ATGAAAAATGCGTCTAAAACCTCATCGAGGCCCAAGCGGGGTTCTGCCAAGTCTTCTCCTTACCACTTAACCCTCTATGTCGCCGGACATTCCCCTAAATCACGCCTGGCCATGAGTAATCTACAACAATTGTGCGATACGCATTTATCCTCGAAATATACGGTGGAAATCGTAGATCTTCTCCAGGAGCCTAAGAGAGCCAGACTTGATCAGATTTTGGCCATTCCCACCCTGGTCAAAAAATTGCCGCCTCCCTTAAAAAAAATCATTGGAGATTTATCGAATGTTGAAAAAGTTTTAATGGGGCTGGATCTGATCGACGAGTCGGGTGAGGTGCTTATGTCAAGTTCAATGAAAGTCTCATCATGA
- a CDS encoding circadian clock KaiB family protein, with protein sequence MKSHAPTTPRKVPPGGEPSGMRLRLYVTGATSLSLRAMANIKVICREHLDEQNPDLQIIDLYRNPAAARANHIFAAPTLIKEFPLPSCRIIGDLSKKDRVLHALGLTPPLPLPSSG encoded by the coding sequence ATGAAATCCCATGCGCCAACCACCCCCAGGAAAGTACCCCCTGGCGGGGAACCTTCCGGGATGCGCCTTCGATTGTATGTGACCGGGGCGACGAGTCTCTCGCTCCGTGCCATGGCCAATATCAAAGTCATTTGCCGTGAACACCTCGACGAACAGAATCCTGACCTTCAAATTATTGACCTGTATCGCAATCCCGCTGCCGCCCGTGCCAATCATATTTTTGCGGCTCCCACCCTCATCAAAGAGTTTCCTCTTCCCAGTTGCAGAATTATCGGAGATCTTTCGAAAAAGGACCGTGTCCTGCATGCCTTGGGATTGACCCCTCCTCTTCCATTGCCTTCTTCTGGATAA
- a CDS encoding response regulator, translating into MAPKHKPSLAKSRLSSREEILQLRLKEAEDTLQAIREGAVDALIVETGEGDQVFTLKSADYPYRLIIDQMMQGAVIFDESGIIFYANTTFASMVNHSHQELFGFPIESFIAEDDREFFLTLAGSHSPVSGRTGTIHLVSQDHYDLAVFIGMTSIHIDNQHLHCAILTDLTEQKKYDRALAEEKFSRMILEQTGEAVVVCDRSGRIIRHSRAIDRLIQQPILHTRFHEHFHFTFIQTPVPSGGREPWNEERSVVQEVLGGRTLRGLEGNLQIANRNIPVLLSGSPLQDDEAKTVGAIFTIVDITERKMAERDLQVFNNSLEQRIQARTQDLLSYQKHLREMTSELVVTEQRERRRLASELHDYLAQLLVVCRMKLAQQNREAWSPELKTDIEEIDTILSDSLTYTRTLIAELSPSILYELGIVPALVWLGGQFERHGLQVDIQEEDKNIQLPEDHAIFVFQAVRELLFNIKKHADTTQATVSLKKTASHEFQVKVEDTGKGFPLSDASHDYSSPGKFGLFSIRERVEALGGSIDIKAEVGQGTCITLVVPFHSPISSEASLDTKAKSVTSLASFPSNTPQKKGIRILLVDNHALVRQGIRGILEVQADFQVVGEAQDGLEAIEYARTLHPDLIVMDVNMPKMNGIEATRRIIQEFPLMAIIGLSVQEDKHVQELLLKAGAGMFLTKNGIASELVGSIRQMVAHTS; encoded by the coding sequence ATGGCCCCAAAGCATAAACCGTCCCTCGCAAAGTCTCGTCTTTCAAGCCGTGAGGAAATATTACAGCTACGGTTGAAAGAAGCGGAAGACACGCTTCAGGCCATTCGGGAAGGAGCCGTCGATGCCCTCATCGTGGAAACAGGTGAGGGAGATCAAGTCTTTACGCTCAAGAGTGCGGATTATCCCTATCGACTCATCATCGATCAAATGATGCAGGGCGCGGTGATTTTTGATGAGAGCGGTATTATATTTTATGCGAATACCACCTTCGCCAGCATGGTCAATCATTCCCACCAGGAACTATTTGGTTTTCCTATCGAATCATTTATTGCTGAGGACGATCGGGAATTTTTCCTAACTCTGGCTGGTTCTCATTCACCGGTTTCCGGAAGAACAGGAACGATTCATTTGGTCTCCCAAGACCATTATGATCTTGCCGTTTTCATCGGCATGACGTCCATTCACATCGATAACCAGCACTTGCATTGTGCGATTCTGACCGACCTGACGGAGCAGAAGAAATATGACCGGGCGTTGGCGGAAGAAAAATTCTCCAGAATGATCTTGGAGCAAACAGGAGAAGCGGTGGTTGTGTGTGATCGGTCCGGTCGAATCATACGCCACAGCCGCGCGATCGATAGACTGATCCAGCAACCTATCCTCCATACCCGGTTTCATGAACATTTTCATTTCACGTTCATCCAGACCCCGGTTCCCTCAGGCGGTCGTGAGCCATGGAATGAAGAGAGGAGTGTGGTCCAAGAAGTGCTTGGCGGAAGGACACTGCGTGGTCTTGAAGGCAATTTGCAGATCGCGAACAGAAACATTCCTGTGCTCCTGAGCGGCAGTCCTTTGCAGGACGACGAAGCGAAGACGGTGGGAGCTATTTTCACGATTGTGGATATTACGGAAAGGAAAATGGCCGAACGGGATTTACAGGTCTTTAATAATTCTCTTGAACAACGCATTCAGGCTCGCACACAGGATTTGTTGAGTTATCAAAAACATCTGCGGGAGATGACATCAGAATTAGTCGTGACCGAACAACGCGAACGACGACGCCTGGCCAGTGAACTGCACGATTACCTTGCCCAATTGCTGGTCGTCTGCCGGATGAAACTTGCCCAACAGAACCGGGAAGCCTGGAGTCCGGAATTGAAAACGGATATCGAGGAAATCGATACCATCCTGTCCGATTCACTCACTTATACGAGGACCCTGATTGCGGAGTTGAGTCCCAGTATTCTTTATGAACTGGGAATTGTGCCTGCCCTGGTCTGGCTTGGGGGGCAATTTGAACGGCATGGTCTTCAGGTGGACATACAGGAAGAAGACAAAAACATTCAACTTCCGGAAGATCACGCGATATTTGTGTTTCAGGCTGTCAGGGAACTCCTTTTTAATATTAAAAAACATGCCGACACCACACAGGCCACGGTTTCTCTCAAGAAGACCGCATCCCACGAATTCCAAGTGAAGGTGGAGGATACAGGGAAGGGGTTTCCCCTGTCCGATGCCTCGCATGATTATTCCAGCCCGGGAAAATTTGGACTGTTCAGCATTCGTGAACGGGTAGAGGCTTTGGGCGGGAGTATTGATATCAAAGCGGAAGTTGGACAGGGAACTTGCATTACGCTCGTGGTTCCGTTTCATTCTCCCATTTCATCAGAGGCTTCTCTCGATACCAAGGCAAAGTCTGTGACATCGTTGGCATCTTTCCCCTCAAACACCCCGCAGAAAAAAGGGATTCGTATTCTTCTTGTTGATAATCATGCTCTTGTCAGACAAGGCATTCGCGGGATATTAGAGGTTCAAGCAGATTTTCAAGTCGTGGGGGAAGCACAAGACGGACTGGAAGCCATTGAGTATGCACGCACCCTTCATCCCGATCTCATTGTCATGGATGTGAATATGCCAAAGATGAATGGCATTGAGGCGACCCGCAGAATTATTCAGGAATTTCCTTTGATGGCCATTATCGGGCTGTCTGTCCAGGAAGATAAGCATGTCCAGGAATTACTCCTGAAGGCAGGCGCGGGCATGTTTCTCACCAAAAATGGAATTGCCAGTGAACTCGTTGGCAGCATTCGTCAGATGGTTGCCCACACCTCATAG
- a CDS encoding putative zinc-binding metallopeptidase, with the protein MKMFTCHCGNTLFFENIHCLSCNSEVGWCPACHRMSGLLVSPDGGYRCGYTACHAPLLKCHNYVVEQVCNRCLQAGPNDQLVTQLCDYCRYNETIPDLTVEGNRECWYRLETGKRRLLYTLDLLGLPYGKAEDGIQPALSFDFKADVSLSGNHWHTMGDHEQVFTGHQNGKITINLREAVDVEREKLRVSFGEAHRTIIGHFRHEIAHYYWEMLIQDKQEETFNRIFGNYQQPTYAQALERHYREGPPSDWQANYISVYATMHPWEDFAETFAKYLAIVSVLDTARHTGIGEGIDPTKADIGDMIRSYQRLGLGLNEMNRAMGLIDLMPEVLVPPVIEKLQYIHQIILEARSGMSTPPATRSLT; encoded by the coding sequence ATGAAAATGTTTACCTGCCATTGCGGCAATACGTTGTTTTTTGAAAATATCCACTGCCTATCCTGCAATTCGGAAGTGGGATGGTGCCCGGCTTGCCATCGTATGTCGGGGCTACTCGTGAGTCCTGACGGCGGCTATCGATGTGGCTACACGGCATGCCATGCCCCCCTACTGAAATGTCATAATTATGTTGTCGAACAGGTCTGCAATCGATGTCTTCAGGCAGGCCCCAATGACCAACTCGTCACGCAGCTCTGTGACTACTGCCGCTATAATGAAACGATTCCCGATCTGACTGTGGAGGGAAATCGTGAGTGTTGGTATCGTCTGGAAACCGGCAAACGACGCCTACTTTACACCTTGGACCTATTGGGTCTTCCCTATGGGAAAGCAGAAGACGGCATTCAACCCGCCTTATCCTTTGATTTCAAAGCCGATGTCAGCCTCTCCGGAAATCACTGGCATACCATGGGAGACCATGAACAGGTGTTCACGGGACATCAGAACGGGAAAATCACCATCAATCTCCGCGAGGCCGTAGATGTTGAGCGGGAAAAATTACGCGTCTCATTTGGAGAAGCCCACCGGACCATCATTGGTCACTTCCGACATGAGATTGCCCACTATTATTGGGAAATGTTGATACAGGACAAGCAGGAAGAAACGTTCAACCGGATTTTCGGCAACTATCAACAGCCAACCTATGCGCAAGCCCTTGAACGGCATTACCGGGAAGGCCCGCCTTCTGACTGGCAAGCCAACTACATCAGTGTCTATGCCACCATGCACCCATGGGAGGATTTTGCGGAGACATTTGCCAAATACCTTGCGATCGTGAGTGTGCTCGATACCGCGAGACATACGGGAATCGGAGAGGGAATCGATCCGACCAAAGCCGACATCGGAGACATGATTCGATCCTACCAACGGCTTGGGCTGGGACTGAACGAAATGAATCGAGCCATGGGCTTAATTGATCTGATGCCGGAGGTGCTGGTTCCTCCCGTTATTGAAAAACTACAGTATATCCATCAGATTATTCTTGAGGCGCGTTCGGGAATGTCCACTCCGCCAGCCACTCGTTCCTTAACATAG
- a CDS encoding glutaminase → MNYQAILNEIHQEVLTLLPCGTVATYIPQLASVSPQNFGMAVQTVDGDVFQVGQALEPFSIQSISKVYTLTLGFPFEGDNIWTRVGLEPSGSTFNSLVQLEYEHGIPRNPFINAGALVISDILLSHLQDAKPSFLDYVRQRANNAAVQDDPQVARSERQTGFRNAAMANFLRSFSNLTNEVEEVLEFYYFHCSLSMSCVDLAKGFLFLANKGLCPWTNQQVLTQSQTKRVNALMLTCGTYDAAGDFAFNVGLPGKSGVGGGIVAVIPNRLTVAVWSPGLNEKGNSLAGQYALELFTTKTGVSIF, encoded by the coding sequence ATGAACTATCAAGCCATTTTGAATGAAATCCATCAAGAAGTCCTAACCCTGTTACCGTGCGGAACCGTTGCCACCTACATTCCCCAATTGGCATCCGTTTCCCCTCAGAATTTTGGAATGGCGGTCCAGACCGTTGACGGGGATGTGTTCCAGGTGGGGCAGGCCCTAGAGCCCTTCTCGATTCAAAGCATTTCAAAGGTGTATACACTGACCCTCGGATTTCCATTTGAAGGCGATAACATTTGGACACGGGTGGGACTCGAACCATCCGGGTCGACCTTCAATTCTCTCGTCCAACTCGAATATGAACATGGCATACCCAGAAATCCATTTATCAACGCGGGAGCCCTGGTTATCTCCGATATCCTCCTATCTCATTTACAGGACGCCAAACCTTCTTTTCTCGATTATGTCCGGCAACGGGCCAATAATGCCGCCGTTCAAGATGATCCCCAGGTGGCCCGCTCCGAACGACAAACCGGCTTTCGGAATGCGGCGATGGCCAATTTCCTTAGAAGTTTTTCCAACCTCACGAATGAAGTTGAAGAGGTGCTGGAGTTTTATTACTTCCACTGCTCACTGTCGATGAGTTGTGTGGACCTGGCAAAAGGTTTTCTCTTTCTCGCCAATAAAGGACTCTGTCCCTGGACCAATCAGCAGGTCCTCACCCAAAGCCAGACGAAGAGAGTGAATGCCCTCATGCTCACCTGCGGAACCTATGATGCGGCGGGAGACTTCGCCTTCAATGTCGGATTGCCGGGGAAAAGTGGGGTGGGTGGCGGAATTGTCGCTGTCATCCCAAACCGGCTCACTGTGGCCGTGTGGTCTCCCGGATTAAACGAAAAGGGCAATTCATTGGCGGGCCAATATGCACTCGAATTATTCACCACCAAAACCGGCGTGTCTATTTTCTGA
- a CDS encoding DUF5069 domain-containing protein: protein MKLRPPQDTLASCCWLARMTDKVRASQQRNLPLLYRLSLGSPIGIDGYFLRHFGLSFCQFRNAVMEIRTDIDLEQWFLGQPGVNPSTISSWNDFAPRLGTPGYPVSFVRHFIKWFVYPKSIKHPVNSLFEMIEQDEAP from the coding sequence ATGAAACTTCGTCCCCCGCAAGACACTTTAGCAAGTTGCTGTTGGCTCGCCCGTATGACCGATAAAGTGCGGGCTTCCCAACAGCGGAACCTCCCCCTTCTCTATCGCTTATCGTTGGGCAGCCCGATTGGCATTGACGGCTATTTTCTTCGGCATTTCGGCCTGTCTTTTTGTCAATTTCGAAATGCCGTCATGGAAATTCGTACGGACATAGACCTGGAACAGTGGTTCCTCGGTCAGCCGGGAGTGAATCCCTCAACTATTTCGAGCTGGAATGACTTTGCTCCCAGGCTAGGCACCCCAGGCTATCCTGTCTCCTTTGTACGACATTTCATCAAATGGTTCGTCTATCCCAAATCCATCAAGCACCCGGTGAACAGCCTTTTTGAAATGATTGAACAGGATGAAGCCCCTTAA
- a CDS encoding CBS domain-containing protein, with amino-acid sequence MRRVDYIVGARDFKGLIAEQFMQDAVYAYHPEDSAEALAQTMTEEGFGSVPIVDHDQHLLGIVSEFDLLHAIKEERSLLGVPASDLMTPAPVTVKRETPAMDIIDRLEGKHLIRMPVVDEEGKLLGVVARRDILLGYLNATRQTKVF; translated from the coding sequence ATGCGACGCGTTGATTACATCGTTGGAGCCAGGGACTTTAAAGGTCTTATTGCCGAGCAATTTATGCAAGATGCCGTGTATGCCTATCATCCTGAAGATTCGGCAGAAGCCTTGGCGCAGACGATGACCGAGGAGGGTTTCGGGAGCGTGCCGATCGTTGACCATGACCAGCATTTGCTTGGTATCGTCAGTGAGTTCGATCTTCTCCATGCCATTAAAGAGGAGCGTTCTTTATTAGGAGTTCCGGCGAGCGACTTGATGACACCTGCACCGGTTACGGTGAAGCGGGAAACGCCGGCTATGGATATTATTGATCGACTTGAAGGGAAGCATTTGATTCGAATGCCGGTGGTCGATGAAGAGGGCAAACTCCTTGGCGTCGTGGCCAGGCGGGATATCCTTCTGGGGTATTTGAATGCCACCCGTCAGACAAAGGTTTTTTAG
- a CDS encoding PAS domain S-box protein gives MSLVQESGLSALLIEDNSHERIAIRRSLKKDVHTLLECESAEEAIRHVEHSSSEFDVIIADFKLPGMDGLTLFRTLRQMKCVSPFILLTGNGSEQIAIEAFKAGVNDYLVKASQSGYLDLLPALVAEVIQHHRLKIRNELLELSLREANERFRQFMEHYQGIFWLTDFQEPRRLLYVSPTYERLWERPALQLTQNPLDWLEALHPKDRDRIENAYLKLSVTGGYNEIYRIIESDGSTRWIHERGLINHRQGGYPYRITRLAEDITDRTTMSEALQASEERFAQFMAHLPGLAYMKDDQYRLMYLNPEFEQVFNIDLKNWIGRTVHDLMPPDTASRIQHDDARVLSQGQSLEILEDIPLKDGLHQYLTCKFPILQNDRPPILGGVSIDVTGQFKAEIQRDHIFSLSLDLMCSIGIDGYLKKTNPAFEKLLGYTQEELLSQPLIFFTHPEDRISTQAAFHQLAEEKDVVDFQNRIRDIRGNYLWLEWRATPQLQEKAIYAVARDITQRYHATKALRRYEQIVSTSSDFLCFLDEENCLQAVNHGFCEYFNLPAREITGRHIRDFVGADLFETQLTSHLAECRKGRVVCFHQHLTFPEGTIRFMEVRLNPYVEPDGIISGVTAIWRDLTEQKRLEQHVRQTQKMESIGTLAGGIAHDFNNILMAILGWAEMGTWKHPQGDPAYKYFEQIGIAGKRGRDLIQQILTFSRQTEHQPRPVDLGPVIEESLTLLRATFPSNIDLRVVIHQKMNMVFADPVQIHQIIMNLCSNAEQALRPNGGTLTINLLAIIIEKDDFRFPPTLNPGRYVQIVVSDSGPGIPDHILPKIFDPFFTTKSVGKGTGMGLAVVHGIVENLRGHISVQSSNKEGTTFLIALPEYQIPTDSSLDSKPSPICPGSGHVLMVDDEVSITEVLKEFLEHLGYTVTVRINPLEALEVFRMNPHQFDCLITDQTMPTLGGDLLSREILKIRPDMPIILCTGFSHTIDMEKALEQGISAFLYKPILLDQLSQTLTRVLSHSKPEIPGS, from the coding sequence ATGTCCCTGGTCCAGGAATCCGGATTATCAGCTCTCCTCATCGAGGACAACTCCCACGAGCGAATCGCGATCCGTCGTTCGCTTAAGAAGGACGTTCACACCCTTCTTGAATGCGAAAGTGCAGAGGAAGCCATTCGTCATGTGGAACATTCCTCTTCCGAATTTGACGTCATCATCGCCGACTTCAAACTCCCAGGCATGGATGGCCTCACTCTGTTTCGCACATTGCGTCAGATGAAATGCGTATCTCCGTTTATTCTCTTAACAGGCAATGGGTCCGAACAGATTGCCATTGAAGCCTTTAAAGCCGGGGTGAATGACTATTTGGTCAAAGCGTCTCAAAGCGGCTACTTGGATTTATTGCCGGCCCTGGTAGCGGAAGTCATCCAGCATCATCGCTTGAAAATCAGAAATGAGTTACTGGAATTGTCACTCAGAGAAGCCAATGAACGGTTTCGCCAATTCATGGAGCATTATCAGGGGATTTTTTGGCTGACCGATTTTCAAGAACCAAGAAGGTTACTGTATGTCAGCCCAACCTATGAAAGGCTTTGGGAGCGCCCGGCTCTTCAGCTAACTCAAAATCCATTGGACTGGCTTGAAGCCCTTCATCCCAAGGACCGGGACCGCATCGAAAACGCCTATCTGAAATTGAGCGTCACCGGAGGCTATAACGAGATTTATCGAATCATTGAGTCGGACGGATCCACCCGATGGATCCATGAACGAGGACTTATCAATCACAGGCAAGGAGGGTATCCCTACCGGATAACCCGGCTGGCTGAAGACATCACCGACCGCACCACGATGTCAGAAGCTCTTCAAGCCAGCGAGGAACGCTTTGCACAGTTCATGGCCCATCTTCCGGGTTTGGCCTATATGAAAGACGACCAGTATCGGTTGATGTATCTGAATCCGGAATTTGAACAGGTGTTCAATATTGATCTCAAAAACTGGATAGGAAGAACCGTTCACGACCTAATGCCTCCCGACACAGCGTCCAGGATCCAACACGATGATGCCCGGGTGCTCTCACAAGGTCAATCCCTCGAAATTCTCGAAGACATTCCTCTCAAAGACGGCCTCCATCAGTATTTAACCTGCAAGTTCCCAATCCTTCAAAATGACCGTCCACCGATACTGGGCGGTGTGTCGATTGATGTTACAGGTCAGTTCAAAGCCGAGATCCAGAGGGATCACATTTTTTCCCTCTCTCTGGATCTCATGTGTAGCATCGGCATTGACGGATATCTCAAAAAGACCAATCCCGCTTTTGAAAAACTTCTGGGGTATACCCAAGAGGAACTGTTATCCCAACCATTGATATTTTTCACTCATCCCGAGGATCGGATATCCACCCAGGCAGCGTTCCATCAACTCGCTGAAGAAAAAGATGTGGTGGATTTCCAGAACCGCATCCGTGATATCCGAGGCAATTACCTCTGGCTGGAATGGCGTGCCACTCCTCAGCTTCAGGAAAAAGCCATCTATGCCGTCGCCCGGGATATCACCCAGCGGTATCACGCAACTAAAGCGCTCCGCCGATATGAACAAATAGTGTCGACCAGTTCCGATTTTCTCTGCTTTTTAGATGAGGAAAACTGCCTGCAAGCCGTCAATCATGGATTTTGTGAATATTTCAATCTGCCTGCCCGGGAAATCACCGGTCGTCACATCCGGGATTTTGTCGGAGCGGATTTGTTTGAAACACAGCTAACCAGTCATTTAGCGGAATGCCGAAAAGGGCGGGTCGTCTGTTTTCATCAGCACCTGACATTTCCAGAAGGAACCATTCGCTTTATGGAAGTCAGACTGAATCCCTATGTAGAGCCGGACGGAATTATTTCAGGCGTGACGGCCATATGGAGGGATCTCACCGAGCAAAAACGCCTGGAACAGCATGTGAGACAAACACAGAAGATGGAATCCATAGGCACCCTGGCCGGAGGAATCGCACACGACTTCAATAATATTCTGATGGCGATTCTCGGATGGGCGGAAATGGGAACCTGGAAACATCCCCAAGGGGATCCCGCATATAAATATTTTGAGCAAATCGGAATAGCGGGAAAACGTGGACGGGATCTCATCCAGCAAATCCTCACCTTCAGCCGTCAAACAGAACACCAACCTCGCCCGGTCGATCTGGGTCCGGTTATTGAAGAATCTCTGACTCTGCTCCGTGCCACCTTTCCTTCTAACATTGACCTGCGTGTAGTTATTCATCAAAAAATGAATATGGTGTTTGCCGACCCCGTTCAAATTCACCAAATCATCATGAACCTCTGCTCTAATGCCGAACAGGCCCTTCGCCCCAATGGCGGAACTCTGACCATCAACCTTCTTGCCATCATCATTGAAAAAGACGACTTCCGATTTCCCCCTACACTGAATCCCGGAAGGTATGTGCAGATCGTCGTCAGTGATTCCGGCCCTGGGATCCCCGATCATATCCTTCCAAAAATTTTTGACCCGTTCTTTACCACCAAATCCGTCGGAAAAGGAACGGGAATGGGATTGGCAGTGGTACATGGCATTGTGGAAAATCTCCGAGGACACATTTCGGTACAATCCTCCAATAAGGAGGGAACCACCTTTCTCATCGCCCTGCCCGAGTACCAGATACCCACTGACTCCTCCCTTGATTCAAAGCCTTCCCCCATCTGCCCCGGAAGCGGTCATGTGCTGATGGTGGATGATGAAGTGTCGATTACGGAAGTCTTGAAAGAATTCCTGGAGCATCTGGGGTATACCGTCACTGTCCGCATTAACCCCTTGGAGGCCCTTGAAGTGTTTCGCATGAATCCCCACCAATTTGACTGTCTCATCACCGACCAAACGATGCCCACACTTGGAGGAGACCTGCTGTCTCGAGAAATTCTCAAAATACGCCCCGATATGCCCATCATCCTTTGTACGGGCTTCAGTCATACCATTGACATGGAAAAGGCTTTGGAACAGGGAATTAGCGCATTCCTCTACAAGCCAATCCTGCTGGATCAACTAAGCCAGACGCTCACCCGGGTACTGTCGCATTCCAAACCCGAAATTCCCGGATCATGA
- a CDS encoding response regulator: MMMQETRNLTILMAEDNPHDVLATKRAWEQFGFGNHLHIVSDGEECLEYLFHQGKYLESNIFPDPDLILLDLKLPKLDGHQVLQTIRAKDQFRFLPVIILTNSTLERDRNKGYEYGCTAFLKKPVGYANFANLLKSLRTFWSCVEPYAKPLSA; this comes from the coding sequence ATGATGATGCAGGAAACGCGGAACTTAACGATTTTAATGGCGGAAGATAACCCCCATGATGTCCTTGCCACCAAACGGGCCTGGGAACAATTTGGCTTTGGGAATCATCTGCATATTGTGTCGGATGGCGAAGAATGTCTGGAATATCTGTTTCACCAGGGGAAATATTTGGAATCAAACATCTTTCCTGACCCTGACCTCATTCTTCTGGACCTCAAACTTCCCAAACTGGATGGGCATCAGGTCCTCCAAACCATTCGGGCAAAGGATCAGTTCCGGTTTTTACCTGTCATCATTCTCACAAATTCCACTCTTGAGAGGGACCGGAACAAAGGATATGAATATGGATGTACGGCATTTCTCAAAAAACCGGTCGGATACGCCAACTTTGCCAATCTCTTAAAATCCCTCCGGACATTCTGGAGTTGCGTGGAACCCTACGCCAAGCCATTATCAGCCTAA
- a CDS encoding ATP-binding protein: MTMRVPPITVQKPQPNLQKALIGGLALGIFVADCLTPLGIGMGSLYILVVVATFPLNNPGATKIALIGAILLIFLGYWGSISRLEYERATLNRSLSTLCVLVTGYMTLKNISSRQALQTVKEDLEVQYGLQTKELKEQNHTMTVLLEDMKLIKNDLEDKERRLRVFVDAFPSGMLIVDHLGKVVFANKLIETLFGYSQDELMGQSIDTLVPKRFQQEHARHRVAFLENPSTRAMGAGRDLFARRKNGSEFPVEIGLNPINTPDGFMVLSSVVDISARKQHEAELKRLNQQLANQNQELEAYNYAVSHDLRTPLRAIQNYADFLLEDLSTKVSSDQTLYLTGITTAVCEAEDLVSDLLELSLLNNKDSSPQVCHIGTIIPKILLLLNLDKDVEVHTPAEWPTVLGHEHLLKQIFQNLLANGVKFNHSSPKVLKINWMQERQGFITFTVEDNGIGISESYQDKIFQVFERLHTTREYEGTGIGLAIVKKAVSRLGGEIRVKSELSKGSIFSFTVPMGEKHDDAGNAELNDFNGGR, translated from the coding sequence ATGACCATGAGGGTTCCCCCCATAACAGTCCAAAAGCCACAGCCGAATCTTCAGAAGGCTCTCATTGGGGGGCTGGCATTGGGAATTTTCGTGGCGGACTGCCTGACTCCACTTGGAATTGGCATGGGCAGTCTGTACATTCTGGTCGTCGTGGCCACTTTCCCCCTCAACAATCCAGGGGCGACAAAAATCGCGCTAATCGGCGCGATTCTCTTAATTTTCCTGGGCTATTGGGGCTCTATTTCAAGGTTAGAATATGAAAGAGCCACGCTTAATCGCTCCCTCTCCACTCTCTGCGTCTTGGTAACAGGATATATGACGTTGAAAAACATTTCTTCCAGACAGGCACTCCAAACGGTCAAGGAAGATCTCGAAGTCCAATATGGCTTACAAACCAAGGAACTGAAAGAGCAAAATCACACAATGACGGTTCTGCTAGAAGATATGAAATTGATCAAAAATGACCTTGAGGACAAGGAGCGTCGGCTACGCGTGTTCGTTGATGCCTTCCCGAGTGGCATGTTGATTGTTGACCATCTCGGCAAGGTGGTCTTTGCCAACAAATTAATTGAAACTCTCTTTGGGTATTCACAAGATGAATTAATGGGGCAATCCATCGACACGCTCGTTCCCAAAAGATTTCAGCAGGAACATGCCCGACATCGAGTTGCATTTCTCGAAAACCCAAGTACCCGAGCCATGGGGGCAGGACGGGATCTGTTTGCCCGACGGAAAAATGGAAGCGAGTTTCCCGTAGAAATCGGCCTGAATCCCATCAACACGCCAGATGGCTTTATGGTGCTCAGTTCAGTCGTAGACATTTCAGCCAGGAAACAACACGAAGCTGAACTCAAACGCTTAAATCAACAACTGGCCAACCAGAATCAGGAACTGGAAGCCTATAACTATGCCGTTTCACATGATTTGCGAACGCCCTTGAGAGCGATTCAGAATTATGCAGATTTCCTGTTAGAAGACTTGTCCACCAAAGTTTCATCAGATCAAACACTGTATTTGACCGGCATTACCACCGCCGTATGCGAAGCGGAAGACCTGGTCTCTGATCTCCTTGAACTCTCGCTGTTAAATAACAAAGATTCTTCTCCTCAGGTCTGCCACATCGGTACCATCATTCCCAAAATCCTGCTCCTTCTGAATTTAGATAAAGACGTAGAAGTTCACACGCCTGCTGAATGGCCAACAGTCCTTGGCCATGAACATCTGCTGAAACAGATTTTCCAGAATCTCCTGGCCAATGGGGTCAAATTCAACCACTCCTCCCCAAAAGTGCTGAAGATCAATTGGATGCAGGAACGCCAGGGGTTTATCACCTTTACGGTTGAGGACAATGGCATCGGGATCTCTGAATCATATCAGGATAAAATTTTTCAGGTCTTTGAACGATTGCATACGACTCGAGAATATGAGGGAACCGGCATCGGTCTGGCAATTGTCAAAAAAGCGGTGAGCCGGCTGGGCGGAGAAATACGCGTGAAGTCCGAATTGAGCAAAGGCAGCATTTTTTCATTCACGGTACCGATGGGAGAAAAACATGATGATGCAGGAAACGCGGAACTTAACGATTTTAATGGCGGAAGATAA